One Vampirovibrio chlorellavorus genomic window carries:
- a CDS encoding Rha family transcriptional regulator, with product MAYTTRSIHPEVRIIDGEVVTNTHNMAWVFKLDHEQLLRDIEQLWCSKAFKEENFSKVSYTDPDGVLQEMYRVKRDGFVLLARGIQGEKQEAQKQVYMDCFQHQEEVLSSDDPKHKNPFLQWSQLDLMKMQASIEAERRIMNRAHL from the coding sequence ATGGCATACACAACCCGGTCCATCCATCCCGAAGTACGGATTATTGATGGCGAAGTGGTGACCAATACGCACAATATGGCCTGGGTGTTCAAGCTGGATCATGAACAATTATTACGAGACATCGAGCAGCTCTGGTGCAGCAAAGCGTTTAAAGAGGAGAATTTCTCCAAGGTCAGTTACACCGACCCGGATGGCGTTTTACAGGAAATGTACCGGGTCAAACGGGATGGTTTTGTGTTGCTGGCCCGAGGCATTCAGGGGGAAAAGCAGGAAGCCCAGAAACAAGTCTACATGGACTGCTTTCAACATCAGGAAGAAGTCCTGAGCAGTGATGACCCCAAGCACAAGAACCCCTTCCTGCAATGGAGCCAACTGGATCTGATGAAAATGCAGGCTTCCATTGAAGCGGAACGACGCATTATGAACCGCGCCCATTTGTGA
- a CDS encoding electron transfer flavoprotein subunit alpha/FixB family protein: MSEFQGVWVIAELTADGQLTEASQELLTPARRLGDKLGQPVTGILICGGQSCQSAQQALGQLGANRVICLNHERLSEYNVDAYTAALSSLIAERKPNVVLAGASSGVADYMPRVAVRSGGSLITQASDLDLNAQGKVEVTRACYAEGLLSSVTAKAFPQLITVKKKAFPKPVPNETVQPEVENVTPDLSGVPERVKLIAVEQSEAKGAKKLEEAEIIVSGGRGLKESSNFQVVEALAEALGAAVGASRAVVDAGWRPHSEQVGQTGKTVSPKVYFALGISGAIQHLVGMNTSQLIIAINRDENAPIFKTADFGIVGDALTIVPELTRVIRQQNLSLHG, encoded by the coding sequence ATGAGTGAATTCCAGGGCGTTTGGGTCATTGCCGAATTGACCGCCGATGGCCAGTTGACCGAGGCCAGTCAGGAGCTTTTGACCCCGGCTCGACGTCTGGGCGACAAGTTGGGTCAGCCGGTCACCGGGATTTTGATTTGCGGTGGCCAGAGTTGTCAAAGTGCCCAGCAAGCCTTGGGGCAGTTGGGCGCCAACCGGGTCATTTGCCTCAATCATGAGCGTTTGAGCGAGTACAATGTGGACGCTTACACAGCGGCTTTATCCAGCCTGATTGCTGAGCGAAAACCCAATGTGGTTCTGGCTGGCGCGTCCTCCGGGGTGGCGGATTATATGCCCCGGGTGGCCGTTCGTTCCGGCGGCAGCCTGATTACCCAGGCCAGCGATCTGGATTTGAACGCGCAGGGCAAGGTGGAAGTCACCCGGGCTTGCTACGCGGAGGGCTTATTGTCCAGTGTGACGGCCAAGGCCTTTCCGCAACTGATCACGGTGAAGAAAAAGGCGTTCCCCAAGCCGGTGCCGAATGAAACCGTTCAGCCCGAAGTGGAGAACGTCACGCCCGACCTGAGCGGCGTACCGGAGCGGGTCAAACTGATTGCTGTTGAGCAGTCGGAAGCCAAAGGGGCTAAAAAACTGGAAGAGGCGGAAATTATCGTTTCCGGGGGACGGGGCCTGAAAGAATCCAGTAATTTTCAGGTGGTGGAAGCGCTGGCTGAAGCCTTGGGGGCGGCAGTGGGCGCTTCCCGGGCCGTGGTGGACGCTGGCTGGCGTCCGCACTCCGAGCAGGTGGGGCAAACCGGCAAAACGGTCAGTCCCAAAGTGTACTTTGCCCTGGGCATTTCGGGGGCCATTCAGCATCTGGTTGGCATGAACACCAGTCAACTGATTATTGCCATCAACCGGGATGAAAACGCACCCATTTTCAAGACGGCGGACTTTGGCATCGTGGGCGATGCCCTAACCATTGTGCCTGAACTGACCCGGGTGATCCGGCAGCAAAACCTGAGCCTGCACGGGTAA
- the pilM gene encoding pilus assembly protein PilM: MSPSKKKPVYAALSITHQAAELVVFSPKSLSIEQSVVVPLADGVIDPDLDRVVDSAALKEALRQLFRSARPKVSEVHLSVPATLLRLVEMPKTLDAAGLYLSLSCEAERYKAFDSTEAVVDFFIVNNPQLPSNMQQLMLGAIRSDVLATYQQCFREARVKIHSVGLEPLNVLRGMAGTGVLDSLVQQVGTDAHWGMILADPTHVRFSLWQCDQLLEFRELAMDTRHFASGASDPMLVEDLLEEIRRTTKTLQPVLWMTQNIPAQLCEALAGHLECPVRSAPLGTAINMTQPVSLAGVGAAMSSVVPFPFDLNILAGTKSLNGPTPGNPKMAAVASDSNGGSPGWLIPAGLASLVLGGLISAALWLLAVSVSSQVPGVQSKADGLKVEVSGLSSRQAELKRKAELDQTLIDILKTAKVRNFVYVALAEDLKRKTPAQIWIQSLEVKDGLTLKGKALNHKAVIQFAKSFDAAPYTKAVLIDSIMEGTMGPNLVYDFKISGGVNLDKSMLPPAQPAPASSPEAKPKMSGA; this comes from the coding sequence GTGAGCCCCAGTAAGAAGAAACCGGTTTATGCGGCTTTGTCTATCACCCATCAAGCTGCTGAACTGGTTGTCTTTTCCCCAAAAAGTTTGTCGATTGAGCAGTCCGTCGTCGTGCCCCTGGCGGATGGGGTGATTGACCCGGATCTGGATCGGGTGGTGGACAGCGCTGCTTTAAAAGAAGCGCTCAGGCAGCTTTTCAGGAGCGCCCGCCCCAAGGTCTCTGAAGTGCATTTATCCGTGCCCGCCACCTTGTTGCGTCTGGTTGAAATGCCCAAAACACTGGATGCCGCCGGGCTGTATCTCTCCTTGTCCTGTGAGGCCGAACGCTACAAGGCCTTTGACAGTACCGAGGCCGTGGTTGACTTTTTTATAGTGAACAACCCCCAGTTGCCTTCCAATATGCAACAGTTGATGCTGGGCGCCATTCGCAGCGATGTACTGGCTACCTATCAGCAGTGCTTCCGCGAGGCCCGGGTCAAAATTCACAGTGTGGGGCTGGAGCCGCTGAATGTACTTCGGGGCATGGCCGGTACCGGGGTTCTGGACAGTCTGGTTCAGCAGGTGGGAACCGATGCCCATTGGGGCATGATTCTGGCCGACCCGACCCACGTCCGTTTTTCCCTGTGGCAGTGCGATCAGTTGCTGGAGTTCCGGGAATTGGCCATGGATACCCGCCACTTTGCCAGTGGGGCCAGCGATCCCATGCTGGTGGAGGACTTGCTGGAAGAAATCCGTCGGACCACCAAGACCCTTCAACCCGTGTTGTGGATGACCCAGAATATCCCGGCCCAACTGTGCGAGGCCCTTGCCGGACATCTGGAATGCCCGGTGCGCAGCGCCCCTCTGGGCACCGCCATTAACATGACCCAGCCGGTCTCGCTGGCAGGGGTTGGGGCGGCCATGAGTTCTGTGGTTCCCTTTCCGTTTGATTTGAATATTCTGGCAGGGACCAAATCGCTGAATGGTCCAACCCCTGGAAACCCTAAAATGGCCGCCGTGGCCTCCGACTCGAACGGCGGCAGCCCGGGCTGGTTGATTCCGGCAGGGCTGGCCTCACTGGTGTTGGGTGGCTTGATCAGCGCGGCCCTGTGGTTGCTGGCCGTCAGCGTTTCCAGTCAGGTGCCCGGGGTGCAATCCAAAGCAGATGGCTTGAAGGTGGAAGTCTCCGGGCTGTCCAGTCGTCAGGCGGAATTAAAGCGCAAGGCGGAACTGGATCAGACCCTGATTGACATCCTGAAAACGGCCAAGGTCCGCAACTTTGTGTACGTGGCCCTGGCCGAGGATTTGAAGCGAAAAACGCCCGCCCAGATTTGGATTCAGTCTCTGGAGGTCAAAGACGGCTTGACCCTGAAGGGGAAGGCCCTGAATCACAAAGCGGTCATCCAGTTTGCCAAAAGTTTTGACGCGGCCCCCTACACCAAGGCCGTCTTGATTGACTCTATCATGGAAGGCACCATGGGGCCCAATCTGGTGTATGACTTTAAAATCAGCGGCGGGGTCAACCTGGACAAGTCCATGCTACCCCCAGCACAGCCCGCCCCGGCTTCCTCCCCGGAGGCCAAACCCAAGATGTCCGGAGCTTGA
- a CDS encoding YMGG-like glycine zipper-containing protein: MKWIALYTPKKTVTALTILGGLLASTMTTSALAEDLWKKPVVKQGVVGAAAGAAVGALSDRSSVGKGAVTGAAVGVGTGLMTQSRFLRDKPLLRNAAQGAVIGTGASYVTGKSKVKGAAIGAGGGAGYHYVKQYLDKR; the protein is encoded by the coding sequence ATGAAATGGATTGCTTTATACACCCCCAAAAAAACGGTTACCGCCTTGACCATTCTGGGCGGGCTGCTGGCAAGCACCATGACGACCAGCGCTCTGGCTGAGGACCTATGGAAAAAACCGGTGGTCAAACAGGGCGTGGTAGGCGCCGCCGCCGGGGCCGCCGTGGGCGCCCTGTCTGATCGCAGTTCCGTCGGGAAAGGTGCGGTGACCGGGGCCGCCGTGGGCGTGGGTACTGGCCTGATGACCCAGTCCAGATTTCTGCGAGACAAGCCCTTGTTACGCAACGCTGCTCAGGGTGCTGTCATTGGGACAGGGGCCAGTTACGTAACCGGTAAAAGCAAGGTGAAAGGCGCAGCCATTGGCGCAGGCGGCGGGGCTGGGTACCACTACGTCAAGCAATACCTGGACAAACGCTAG
- a CDS encoding S-layer homology domain-containing protein translates to MKTQTRILTLALTLQMAAMPLSAMAAFFADSQSHWAQNAIQSLSNQGILTGYPDGTFRPEGLITRAEFSAMMVKALSLTLNASGSQTFNDVPPGHWAYPSIETVRATGLVSGYPNGQFMPAKSISRAESMAILSNAARIPMPSDAAINQTLSAYRDSASIPTWARPGVAAAIMSGIYANDPAAGNQIEPLAPTTRAEVAAMVENLRARLNLAGGQGGTMMGSTTGMTTQGGNTLLQGRVATVPANTKFTGTLNTGLLSSELNKVGDEIRLNVDQPLLSSDNQVIIPSGSQIVGKVNQVESAGRTGKPGTLDIAFNEIVTPDGQRYVIQGSVATEDGTLRGDTTKGRILKSVGTTALGAGLGAALGTAMGPLSGGKVGKGAIYGTAVGAGAGAIAAAAKKGKEVSIGSGDKLEIKLDQPITVQINQPQ, encoded by the coding sequence ATGAAAACGCAAACCAGAATTTTAACCCTGGCCCTGACCCTGCAAATGGCGGCCATGCCCCTTTCGGCCATGGCGGCTTTTTTCGCCGATAGCCAGTCCCACTGGGCTCAAAACGCCATTCAAAGCCTGTCCAATCAGGGGATTTTAACCGGCTACCCAGACGGCACTTTCCGCCCGGAAGGTCTCATCACCCGTGCCGAGTTCTCGGCCATGATGGTCAAGGCGCTGAGCCTGACCCTGAACGCCTCCGGCAGTCAGACCTTCAACGACGTGCCCCCCGGCCACTGGGCTTACCCCTCCATTGAGACGGTCCGGGCCACCGGGTTGGTCAGTGGCTACCCCAATGGCCAGTTTATGCCCGCCAAAAGCATCAGCCGGGCCGAATCGATGGCTATTTTAAGCAACGCCGCCCGCATTCCCATGCCCAGCGACGCGGCCATTAACCAGACCCTGAGCGCTTACCGGGATTCCGCCAGTATTCCGACCTGGGCGCGTCCCGGTGTGGCTGCGGCCATTATGTCCGGTATTTACGCCAACGATCCCGCCGCTGGCAACCAGATTGAACCCCTGGCCCCCACCACCCGGGCCGAGGTAGCGGCCATGGTGGAAAACCTGCGGGCGCGTCTGAACCTGGCCGGTGGACAAGGCGGCACCATGATGGGCAGCACCACCGGCATGACCACTCAGGGGGGCAATACCTTGCTGCAAGGTCGTGTGGCCACTGTTCCCGCCAACACCAAATTCACGGGCACCCTGAACACCGGCTTGCTCAGTTCCGAACTGAACAAAGTGGGCGATGAAATTCGGCTGAATGTGGATCAACCCCTGCTCAGCTCCGACAATCAGGTCATTATCCCCAGTGGTAGCCAGATTGTCGGTAAGGTCAACCAGGTGGAGTCTGCCGGTCGTACTGGCAAGCCGGGCACCCTGGATATCGCCTTCAATGAGATCGTGACCCCGGATGGACAACGCTACGTCATTCAGGGCTCTGTGGCCACGGAAGACGGAACGCTGCGGGGTGATACCACCAAGGGCCGCATTCTGAAATCCGTAGGAACCACCGCGCTGGGTGCCGGTTTGGGCGCCGCCCTGGGAACAGCCATGGGCCCCCTTTCCGGTGGAAAAGTGGGTAAAGGGGCCATCTACGGTACCGCCGTCGGTGCGGGTGCCGGGGCCATCGCCGCCGCAGCCAAGAAAGGAAAGGAAGTTTCCATTGGTTCCGGCGACAAGCTGGAAATCAAGCTGGATCAACCGATTACCGTGCAGATCAATCAGCCCCAGTAA
- a CDS encoding Crp/Fnr family transcriptional regulator — MTIKQFAPGEVIIAEGTCGAQTFLIQQGQVLICKETGGINRIPITVLKSGDVFGEMYLFDDTGFRTATVVAQSAVTLEVIPREKMEAYLAQTPPIVQSMIKTLSVRLAETSQENSILKYRMNHPLKRFLKLFTS; from the coding sequence ATGACCATTAAACAGTTTGCTCCCGGAGAAGTCATTATTGCCGAAGGAACCTGCGGGGCCCAGACCTTTCTCATCCAGCAAGGTCAGGTACTCATCTGCAAGGAAACCGGCGGCATTAACCGCATCCCCATCACCGTTTTGAAATCGGGTGATGTGTTCGGGGAAATGTACCTGTTTGATGATACCGGTTTCCGCACGGCCACCGTGGTCGCCCAGTCGGCTGTCACCCTGGAGGTGATCCCCCGGGAGAAAATGGAGGCTTATCTGGCCCAGACCCCACCCATCGTACAATCGATGATCAAAACGCTGAGTGTTCGTCTGGCTGAAACCTCCCAGGAAAATTCCATTTTGAAATACCGGATGAATCACCCCCTGAAGCGCTTTTTAAAACTTTTTACAAGCTGA
- a CDS encoding uracil-DNA glycosylase, translating to MSEVTRCHQCPRLVAWRELVAESKVKRYADQLYWGRPVPSLGDPNARLLLVGLAPAAHGGNRTGRMFTGDRSGDWLYRALHKAGFANQPESINLSDGLHLKDCYITAVAHCAPPDNKLLPAEMARCRPYLSTELALLSNVKVIIALGKVAWDAILKEPTLFGPQAQAPTGKVIKANAQKREAKPAFGHGLVYELSNGLTLIGSYHPSQQNTFTGRLTEPMFDHVFALARRQLDKA from the coding sequence ATGTCGGAGGTGACCCGCTGTCACCAGTGCCCCCGGCTGGTGGCCTGGCGGGAGCTGGTGGCGGAAAGCAAGGTCAAGCGCTATGCCGATCAGCTCTACTGGGGACGCCCTGTGCCCAGTCTGGGCGATCCGAATGCCCGCTTGCTGCTGGTGGGCCTGGCCCCAGCCGCCCATGGGGGGAATCGCACCGGGCGCATGTTCACCGGCGATCGCAGTGGGGACTGGTTGTATCGGGCCTTGCACAAAGCGGGTTTCGCCAACCAGCCGGAATCCATTAACCTGTCTGACGGGCTACACCTCAAGGATTGCTACATCACGGCGGTGGCCCACTGCGCCCCGCCCGACAACAAGCTGCTGCCCGCGGAAATGGCCCGGTGTCGTCCTTATCTTTCTACCGAACTGGCCCTGCTGAGCAATGTCAAAGTCATTATTGCACTGGGGAAAGTGGCCTGGGATGCCATTTTAAAGGAACCGACCCTGTTCGGTCCCCAAGCACAGGCCCCAACAGGGAAAGTAATAAAAGCGAACGCCCAAAAACGGGAAGCCAAACCAGCCTTTGGCCACGGTCTGGTCTATGAGTTAAGCAATGGCCTGACCCTGATTGGGTCCTACCACCCCAGTCAGCAAAACACCTTCACCGGTCGATTGACAGAACCCATGTTTGATCACGTCTTTGCGCTGGCCCGGCGGCAACTGGACAAGGCTTGA
- a CDS encoding helix-turn-helix domain-containing protein: MINDRNQFCFRLKQARQEAKLKQEVVARYLQIPTSAVSSFESGSRKLDALELYMLSKLYKKPMEWFFNERPDYMFIANRAHPDADDPLIAECFKLLKSAPKHLQKSAAYGVIGFLSER, from the coding sequence ATGATAAACGATCGCAATCAATTCTGTTTCCGTCTCAAGCAGGCCCGACAGGAGGCCAAGCTCAAACAGGAAGTGGTGGCCCGTTACCTGCAAATTCCCACCTCGGCGGTGTCCTCTTTTGAATCGGGCAGTCGCAAACTGGACGCGCTGGAACTTTATATGCTGTCCAAGTTGTATAAAAAACCCATGGAGTGGTTTTTCAACGAGCGCCCTGATTACATGTTCATTGCCAATCGGGCCCACCCGGACGCTGATGACCCGTTAATCGCCGAATGCTTCAAACTGCTCAAAAGCGCTCCCAAGCATCTGCAAAAAAGCGCCGCCTACGGAGTCATCGGCTTTTTGAGTGAACGGTAA
- a CDS encoding 5-formyltetrahydrofolate cyclo-ligase codes for MSDLPPTTLTKTVLRKQAMRLREQLPMASISQRICQRILHFEGFGSATRIFFYHPMTHELDLRPLVHQCPEKTWFLPVVQPEQTIHFVACPSLDQLRPGAYGILEPLAQEDATGCVRPHDMRPDDCLILPGLLFDRQGYRVGYGKGYFDRFVAAMNQAGQHCVLLGAVPADLLRECLPRDPWDQPARWIITERETFATGPQPAEPDSGG; via the coding sequence ATGAGCGATTTGCCCCCCACCACCCTCACCAAAACGGTCCTGCGCAAACAGGCGATGCGCCTGAGAGAACAGTTGCCCATGGCCAGTATTAGCCAACGCATCTGCCAGCGGATTCTGCATTTTGAAGGATTTGGTTCGGCCACACGGATTTTTTTTTACCACCCCATGACTCACGAACTGGATTTGCGCCCCTTGGTCCACCAGTGCCCAGAAAAAACGTGGTTCCTGCCCGTGGTTCAACCGGAACAGACCATTCACTTTGTGGCCTGCCCCAGTCTGGATCAACTGAGGCCCGGGGCTTACGGGATTCTGGAGCCCCTGGCGCAGGAAGATGCCACTGGCTGTGTGCGCCCCCACGATATGCGCCCCGATGATTGCCTGATTTTGCCGGGCTTGCTGTTCGATCGCCAGGGGTATCGGGTGGGGTACGGGAAAGGCTATTTCGATCGGTTTGTGGCAGCAATGAATCAGGCCGGACAACACTGTGTGCTGCTGGGGGCCGTCCCCGCGGATTTACTGCGAGAATGTTTGCCCCGGGATCCCTGGGATCAACCGGCCCGGTGGATCATCACCGAGCGGGAGACCTTTGCCACGGGCCCACAACCGGCAGAGCCCGACAGCGGCGGGTAA
- a CDS encoding alpha/beta hydrolase: MSIRQASFHFHSDSGQPANLTPRTQRALRGVSAATPTKTDAFQGKPGKMSASVQFAGAVRPGKIRAFFQNLGQVFVYGLKRTGAFFNYLGSQVKTALFLFLGVFAFLPLKNSTRQWVERLAVFPPVKVKDLPFKHADSLQQKIKDQSFNLYETVRGKLTGIKNTLGIDASTDHIRLRAWHIPAKAGKPTVLFHQQRASNISYLGPIMKTLEEQGYGVFVYDYPGYGKSAGRASEAAMYKAGLAAAKKLESLQVPVGQQVHMGYSLGAPVASRVAYWLQQQGQGPKAIVLVNGFPSLKKVVQHNLDKRFFMLKSLIGPKSVERVQTRLNSEDYLTRISNVPTLFIHGEKDGSAPVSLVRKLSAAMPGHSRFNQIRVLPGVKHKLKESDYKQVGEQFFQFMKAKGLEAPTP; this comes from the coding sequence ATGAGTATTCGGCAAGCCAGTTTCCATTTTCATTCCGATTCGGGTCAACCCGCGAATCTTACCCCAAGAACCCAGCGGGCCTTGCGGGGTGTGTCCGCAGCGACACCCACCAAAACCGATGCCTTTCAGGGAAAACCCGGCAAAATGTCCGCTTCCGTGCAATTCGCCGGCGCGGTTCGTCCCGGAAAAATTCGGGCCTTCTTTCAAAATCTGGGCCAGGTGTTTGTTTACGGCCTAAAGCGAACCGGGGCCTTTTTCAACTATCTGGGCAGCCAGGTTAAAACGGCACTCTTTCTGTTTTTGGGCGTGTTCGCCTTTTTGCCGCTTAAAAACAGCACCCGCCAATGGGTCGAGCGTCTGGCCGTCTTTCCGCCGGTCAAGGTCAAGGATTTACCGTTCAAACACGCTGACAGCCTGCAACAGAAAATTAAGGATCAGAGCTTTAACCTGTACGAAACGGTTCGTGGCAAGTTAACCGGAATCAAGAACACACTGGGGATTGATGCCAGCACCGATCACATTCGCCTGCGGGCCTGGCACATTCCGGCCAAAGCGGGTAAACCCACGGTGTTGTTTCATCAGCAGCGGGCCAGCAATATCAGCTATCTGGGGCCCATTATGAAAACCCTGGAAGAGCAGGGTTACGGCGTTTTCGTTTACGATTACCCCGGTTATGGCAAAAGTGCCGGACGGGCCAGTGAAGCGGCCATGTACAAGGCCGGGCTGGCCGCCGCCAAAAAGCTGGAAAGCCTTCAGGTGCCGGTGGGGCAGCAGGTGCATATGGGGTACTCATTGGGGGCGCCGGTGGCCTCCCGGGTGGCTTACTGGCTCCAGCAGCAGGGTCAGGGCCCCAAAGCTATCGTGTTAGTGAACGGATTCCCCTCTCTCAAAAAAGTCGTTCAGCACAATCTGGACAAACGCTTCTTCATGCTGAAATCGCTGATTGGGCCAAAGTCTGTGGAGCGGGTGCAAACCCGGCTCAATAGCGAAGACTATCTAACCCGGATAAGCAATGTCCCCACCCTGTTTATTCACGGAGAAAAGGACGGCTCGGCGCCCGTATCGCTGGTGCGGAAACTGAGTGCGGCAATGCCCGGTCACAGCCGCTTCAACCAGATAAGGGTTCTGCCCGGCGTAAAGCATAAACTCAAGGAATCCGACTACAAACAAGTGGGGGAGCAGTTCTTTCAGTTCATGAAAGCAAAAGGACTGGAAGCCCCCACCCCCTGA
- a CDS encoding electron transfer flavoprotein subunit beta/FixA family protein, translating to MKIVVFIKQVLDNTKLRFSDGKPVLDGVPMMMNPFDEYALETALRLKEQAGAEATVTVLTLGSANAKEIIKKAIAAGADAAFLLSDEALNEGDSLSTARALAQGVQAFVPDARILVFGQLALDDAAGQVGPMVAELLNLPSVTSGKDAKLEGATLTVLRETERGTETVSLQLPAVACMMKCDYELRSSNIKGVMKANKTDIPIKTLADLGLAPALAGASGAATQVLKTWQRPAKAGGKVVDGSDPAVAVNQLLDYLKEAKVL from the coding sequence ATGAAAATCGTGGTTTTTATCAAACAGGTTCTGGACAACACCAAGTTAAGGTTCAGTGATGGCAAGCCGGTGCTGGACGGGGTTCCCATGATGATGAACCCTTTCGATGAATACGCTCTGGAAACCGCATTGCGCCTGAAAGAACAGGCCGGGGCCGAGGCCACCGTCACCGTGCTGACCCTGGGCAGTGCCAACGCCAAAGAAATTATTAAAAAAGCCATTGCCGCCGGTGCGGACGCCGCTTTCCTGTTATCCGATGAAGCGCTGAACGAGGGGGATAGTCTTTCCACAGCCCGGGCCCTGGCCCAGGGGGTTCAGGCCTTTGTGCCGGATGCCCGGATACTGGTGTTTGGGCAGTTGGCCCTGGATGACGCCGCCGGACAGGTAGGCCCCATGGTGGCGGAATTGCTGAATCTTCCCAGCGTCACCAGTGGCAAGGATGCAAAACTGGAAGGGGCCACTTTGACTGTGCTGCGGGAAACTGAACGGGGCACCGAGACGGTGAGCCTGCAACTGCCTGCCGTGGCCTGCATGATGAAGTGCGATTACGAGTTGCGCAGCTCCAACATTAAAGGGGTCATGAAGGCCAACAAAACCGACATCCCCATTAAAACACTGGCGGATTTGGGGCTGGCGCCAGCCCTGGCAGGGGCTTCCGGAGCCGCCACCCAGGTGCTTAAAACATGGCAGCGTCCGGCCAAAGCGGGCGGAAAAGTGGTGGACGGCAGCGATCCGGCTGTGGCCGTCAACCAGTTGCTGGATTACCTGAAAGAGGCCAAGGTGCTGTAA